The Erigeron canadensis isolate Cc75 chromosome 4, C_canadensis_v1, whole genome shotgun sequence genome window below encodes:
- the LOC122595870 gene encoding ubiquinone biosynthesis protein COQ9-B, mitochondrial, which translates to MYRRAVAKGLRAIISGNKQTITTSRCCSSQIIRNPNHQITSRHQIGSFGGGGIRFISSEAPPPPPPIKREPEIPPIISSGNGLEFQNINNNNSFNDSTTSKGDRRRKRNVSTGSYEDEQSRVLAASLLHVMKLGWSEAALIAGARDVGVSPSIVGSIPRKQAVLVEYFMDQCLQHLIDVIDSGDLNLQDLVPSERIAKLVKFRLQMQAPYISKWPQALSIQAQPSNFPTSFKQRAMLVDEFWHASNDEDTGVDWYLKRTVLGGIYSTTEVYMLTDNSTDFHDTWLFLNDRVRDAFDLKKTFQEVKYFAEAVGAGVGGSFQGFMKKSG; encoded by the exons ATGTATCGGCGGGCGGTAGCGAAAGGGTTACGAGCAATTATTAGCGGCAATAAACAAACAATAACCACCTCTCGTTGTTGTTCTTCTCAGATTATCAGAAATCCAAATCATCAAATCACATCTCGTCATCAAATTGGAAGTTTTGGTGGCGGAGGAATTCGTTTCATATCATCAGAAGCCCCACCTCCGCCGCCGCCTATCAAAAGAGAACCCGAAATACCCCCAATTATATCATCAGGAAATGGATTGGAATTCCAAAATATCAATAACAATAATTCTTTTAATGATTCAACAACATCAAAAGGAGATAGGAGGAGGAAAAGGAACGTTAGCACTGGCAGTTACGAAGATGAACAATCTCGAGTCCTTGCTGCTTCCCTTCTCCACGTG ATGAAGTTGGGATGGAGCGAAGCAGCGTTGATTGCAGGTGCTAGGGATGTTGGTGTTTCCCCTTCCATTGTTGGTTCTATTCCACGTAAACAAGCTGTTCTTGTTGAG TATTTTATGGACCAGTGTTTGCAGCACCTTATTGACGTCATTGACTCCGGTGACTTAAATTTACAAGACTTGGTACCAAGTGAGCGCATAGCAAAGCTTGTCAAATTCAGGTTACAAATGCAAGCTCCATACATATCCAAATGGCCTCAAGCTCTAAGCATTCAG GCTCAACCATCAAACTTCCCTACAAGCTTTAAACAACGAGCAATGCTGGTTGATGAGTTCTGGCATGCTTCAAATGATGAAGACACCGGTGTGGATTGGTACCTTAAGCGCACTGTTCTTGGTGGGATATACTCAACAACTGAAGTATATATGCTCACTGATAACTCCACAG ATTTTCATGATACATGGCTATTTTTGAATGACCGAGTCAGAGATGCCTTTGATTTAAAGAAGACATTTCAAGAG GTAAAATATTTTGCAGAAGCTGTCGGGGCAGGGGTGGGAGGTTCATTCCAAGGGTTTATGAAGAAAAGTGGTTAG